One Paroedura picta isolate Pp20150507F chromosome 3, Ppicta_v3.0, whole genome shotgun sequence genomic window carries:
- the VARS2 gene encoding valine--tRNA ligase, mitochondrial produces MPSALLKSGTSWRMCSLCRLFPLAKEKSWEAPCRWKAYSQGSKPDPNNQAGKTSHLKDRAEKQKRQSERMESIEARLAAGLKKERPRPLKTLALKNGVQYDIPTVAGEKKDISGPLPTSYSPSYVEAAWYAWWVKEGFFKPEYQPQLPHQKAQVYSLSIPPPNITGSLHLGHALTVAIEDALVRWKRMEGCKVLWVPGSDHAGIATQAVVERKIWKERRVLRQDLTQEEFLQEVWNWKEEKGAEIFQQLKVMGASLDWDRSCFTMDSDFSRAVTEAFVRLHEEGLIYQDRHLVSWSCALRSAISDIEVENRQLEGRTELSVPGVPGKVPFGVLVTFAYKVEGEEAEELPVATTRPETMLGDVAVAVHPDDLRYTHLHSKRLCHPFTGRLLPIITDPSVEQAMGTGAMKVTPAHSHVDYALGQKHGLPAVSVIAEDGTMTAECGEWLQGQNRFLAREKVLAALKERGLYRGVEEHPMVLPLCSRSGDVIENLLKNQWFVRCEAMAQRAWKAVESGDLKIIPQFHEKNWKTWLSKISDWCISRQLWWGHQIPAYRVTVSQTLDAGKEGSDGLWVVGRTEAEARKKAAGMLGKSEEDLTLVRDEDVLDTWFSSALFPFAALGWPHQTQDLQLFYPNSLLETGNDLLFFWVVRMVMLGEQLTGKLPFSQVFLHPMVRDIHGRKMSKSLGNVIDPLDVIQGASLQALQEKLQNSNLDPKEVDLAMEGQQQDFPEGIPQCGADALRFALCSYSTQGGGINLDVAAVENARCFCNKVWNALKFTLAALGEGFSPLAPEEFFPSSPMDRWILSRLHHTAQDCTRRFEKFELHFITTAVRLFWLNDFCSVYMESVKPVLRSGDPVRLLSTRQTLYSCADLALRLLSPFMPYLTEELWQRLPKGDLTTPPSICVAKYPNADHLAHWSHPEEEANFLLVQEVIRTVRHLRAQYQQVRPRVYVVCPELAAHDVYEKFQETLQTLSFAGSVRIFLDPETAELPVGCVTTKANTHTDIYMDIQGLDDPQKELLKLRAQRRKLEQQLEDLTVRVQGAKHQKQISLKAKAHLQEKIALLHSELEQIKQATETFQKMAAR; encoded by the exons ATGCCATCAGCCCTGCTTAAGTCTGGCACTAGCTGGAGAATGTGTTCTCTCTGCCGTCTGTTTCCCCTGgccaaggagaagagctgggaggcGCCCTGCAGGTGGAAAGCGTATTCCCAAGGCAGCAAGCCTGATCCCAATAACCAGGCAGGTAAAACGTCTCATCTGAAAGACCGGGCGGAGAAACAGAAGCGGCAATCGGAGAGGATGGAGTCCATTGAAGCCAGGCTGGCGGCAGGCCTGAAG aAAGAGCGTCCAAGGCCACTCAAGACCTTGGCTTTGAAAAATGGCGTTCAGTATGACATCCCCACTGTCGCTGGAGAAAAGAAAG ATATATCGGGACCACTGCCTACCTCCTATAGCCCAAGCTACGTTGAGGCTGCTTGGTACGCTTGGTGGGTGAAGGAGGGATTTTTTAAGCCAGAATACCAG CCTCAGTTGCCCCATCAGAAAGCCCAGGTGTACTctctctccatcccccctccGAACATCACAGGGTCCCTGCACTTGGGGCATGCTTTGACCGTAGCCATTGAAGATGCTCTTGTGCGGTG gaagaggatggaaggctgtaAAGTGCTGTGGGTTCCAGGTTCAGATCACGCCGGGATTGCCACTCAG GCTGTGGTGGAAAGAAAAATCTGGAAAGAACGGAGAGTCCTTCGCCAAGACCTGACACAAGAGGAGTTCCTGCAGGAAGTCTGGAATTGGAAAGaaga GAAAGGGGCTGAAATATTCCAGCAGCTGAAGGTGATGGGAGCATCGTTGGACTGGGACCGTTCCTGTTTCACCATGGATTCC GACTTCTCCCGAGCGGTGACGGAGGCCTTTGTGCGCCTACACGAGGAGGGTCTGATATATCAGGACAGGCATCTGGTCAGCTGGTCTTGCGCCTTGCGGTCCGCCATTTCTGACATTGAG GTGGAGAACAGGCAGCTGGAGGGACGGACAGAGCTCTCTGTTCCGGGGGTCCCGGGCAAAGTACCCTTTGGGGTCTTGGTGACGTTTGCTTACAAGGTCGAAGGAGAGGAAG CCGAGGAACTCCCTGTGGCCACCACCCGCCCAGAGACCATGTTGGGAGACGTGGCTGTTGCCGTTCACCCGGATGATCTCCGATACACA cACCTGCATAGCAAGAGACTCTGCCACCCGTTCACCGGGCGGCTCCTTCCGATCATCACCGATCCCTCGGTGGAGCAGGCCATGGGCACAG GAGCTATGAAGGTAACACCAGCACACAGCCACGTTGACTACGCACTGGGACAGAAACATGGCCTTCCTGCTGTTTCGGTCATTGCAGAGGACGGAACTATGACAGCTGAGTGTGGGGAATGGCTTCAG GGGCAGAACAGGTTCCTGGCCAGAGAGAAGGTGCTGGCTGCGTTGAAAGAGAGAGGGCTGTATCGAGGTGTGGAGGAGCACCCCATGGTACTCCCTCTTTGCAG ccgtTCTGGGGATGTGATTGAAAACCTCCTGAAGAACCAATGGTTTGTCCGATGTGAAGCAATGGCTCAAAGAGCGTGGAAG GCTGTAGAATCTGGGGATTTGAAAATCATTCCTCAGTTTCATGAGAAGAATTGGAAGACTTGGCTTTCAAAAATCAG TGACTGGTGCATTTCCCGCCAGCTGTGGTGGGGCCATCAGATTCCAGCCTATCGAGTCACCGTTTCGCAGACGCTGGATGCCGGGAAG GAGGGGAGCGATGGATTATGGGTAGTGGGCAGGACGGAAGCAGAAGCTCGGAAAAAAGCAGCAGGCATGCTGGGGAAATCGGAAGAGGACCTGACACTTGTGAGAG ACGAGGATGTCTTGGACACGTGGTTCTCATCCGCTCTCTTCCCTTTTGCTGCTCTGGGGTGGCCTCACCAG ACTCAAGATCTCCAGCTGTTCTACCCCAACAGCCTCTTGGAAACAGGAAACGACCTTCTTTTCTTCTGGGTGGTCCGAATGGTGATGCTAGGAGAACAGCTGACTGGAAAACTACCTTTCTCCCAG GTTTTCCTTCACCCGATGGTCCGTGACATTCATGGTCGGAAGATGAGTAAATCTCTAGGGAATGTGATTGACCCCTTGGATGTTATCCAGGGGGCCTCTTTGCAG GCCCTACAGGAGAAGCTTCAAAACAGCAACTTGGATCCAAAGGAGGTGGACCTTGCTATGGAAGGCCAG CAGCAAGATTTCCCCGAAGGCATCCCCCAGTGTGGCGCTGATGCTCTAAGGTTTGCCCTCTGCTCTTATTCCACCCAAG GTGGCGGCATTAACTTGGACGTGGCTGCAGTGGAGAACGCCAGGTGCTTCTGCAACAAGGTCTGGAACGCCCTGAAATTCACTTTGGCAGCCCTGGGAGAAGGGTTCTCCCCACTGGCACCCGAGGAG TTCTTCCCCAGCTCTCCCATGGACCGGTGGATCCTTAGCCGTCTCCATCACACAGCGCAAGACTGCACGCGGCGGTTTGAAAAATTTGAGCTGCATTTCATCACCACGGCCGTCCGTCTTTTCTGGCTGAACGATTTCTGCAGTGTCTACATG GAATCCGTAAAACCAGTTCTACGCTCTGGGGATCCGGTTCgtctcctctccacccgccagacCTTGTACAGCTGTGCAGACTTGGCCCTGCGCCTCCTGTCTCCATTCATGCCCTACCTGACAGAGGAACTGTGGCAGCGGCTTCCCAAGGGGGACCTGACAACTCCTCCCAGCATCTGTGTGGCCAAATATCCCAACGCTGACCACCTG GCCCACTGGAGTCACCCTGAGGAAGAGGCAAACTTCCTGTTAGTCCAAGAAGTCATCCGAACTGTGCGCCATCTGAGGGCACAATACCAGCAAGTTCGGCCAAGAG TGTATGTGGTCTGCCCAGAGCTGGCTGCTCATGACGTGTATGAGAAATTCCAGGAGACATTGCAGACTCTGTCTTTTGCTGGTTCTGTGAGAATCTTCCTTGATCCTGAGACAGCTGAACTACCTGTGGGCTGTGTCACCACAAAGGCAAACACCCACACCGACATCTATATGGACATTCAG GGACTGGATGACCCCCAAAAGGAGCTCCTTAAACTGAGAGCTCAGCGACGGAAGCTGGAACAGCAGCTGGAAGACCTCACCGTAAGGGTTCAAGGGGCTAAACATCAGAAGCAGATTTCCCTGAAAGCCAAAGCACATCTCCAGGAAAAG ATTGCCCTTCTACATTCAGAGCTGGAGCAGATTAAGCAGGCCACAGAAACCTTTCAAAAGATGGCGGCAAGATGA